The sequence CTACTACATCATCATTATTTGTATTTTCAGAACCAGGTTGTGCTTGTGCAGCTTGTGCAGCTTGGTATATTCTCATTGCAAATGCTTCACTTGCTTTAGATAATCCTTCTATACCTGATCTGATTTCATCAATATTTTCACTATCTTTAACTTTTTTAAGTTCTTCTATTGCTTTTTCAATATCTTCTTTTTCATTTCCTTCTAATTTGTCTTCATTTTCTTTTATAGTTTTTTCTGTTGATATTATTAAATGGTCAGCCATATTTCTAGCTTCAATTAATTCTCTAAATTTATTATCTGCTTCTTCATTAGCCTCTGCTTCTTTTTTCATTCTTTCTACATCTTCTTTACTTAAGTTAGAAGAGCCTGAAATAGTAACTTGATTTTCTTTTCCTGTTCCTAAATCTTTAGCTGTAACATGTACTATACCATTAGAATCTATATCAAATGTAACTTCTATTTGAGGAATTCCACGTGGTGCAGCTGGTATTCCTTCTAAGTTAAATTGTCCTAAAGTATGATTTTGTGAAGCTTGAGCTCTTTCACCTTGTAATACATGTATAGTAACTGCTGTTTGATTATCAACTGCTGTTGAGTATACTTGTGATTTCTTAGTAGGTATAGTTGTATTTCTTTCTATCATTTTAGTAAATACTCCACCCATAGTTTCTATTCCTAAAGAAAGTGGTGTAACATCTAATAATAGAACGTCTTTAACATTTCCTGCTAATACTCCACCTTGTATAGCTGCCCCTACTGAAACTACTTCATCAGGGTTTATTGATCTATTAGGTTCTTTACCAAAGTATTCTTTAACCCATTCTTGTACTGCTGGTATTCTTGTTGATCCTCCAACTAATAGTACTTGTTCTATATCTTTAACTGTAAGTCCTGCATCTGATAAAGCTTGTCTTACTGGTTCTTTTGTTTTTTCTACTAAGTGTTTAGTTAATTCATTAAATGCTGCTCTAGTTAATTTCTTTTCTAAGTTTTTAGGCCCTGTTGCATCCATAGCTATGAATGGTAAAGAAATTGTTGTTTCTAAAGTAGTAGATAATTTTTTCTTAGCATCTTCAGCTGCATCTTTTAATCTTTGGTAAGCTTGAGGCTCTTTTCTTAGATCTATTCCTGTTTCTTTTTGGAATTCATCTGCAAGCCAATTAATAATTGATGAGTCAAAATCATCTCCTCCTAAATGATTGTTTCCAGCTGTTGCTTTAACTTCTACAAGTCCTGATCCAACTTCAAGTACTGAAACGTCAAATGTTCCTCCACCTAAGTCAAATACTAATATTTTTTCTTCTCTTTCTTTATCCATTCCATATGCAAGTGCTGCTGCAGTTGGCTCATTAATTATTCTTTTTACTTCTAAACCTGCTATTTCTCCAGCATCTTTAGTTGCTTGTCTTTGAGCATCTGTAAAGTATGCAGGGACTGTAATTACAGCTTCTTTTACTGTTTCACCTAAATAACTTTCAGCATCTTTTTTTAATTTTTTAAGTATCATAGCCGAAATTTCTTGTGGTGTATAGTTTTTACCGTGTATATCAACTTTGTAATCTGAACCCATATGTGTTTTAATTGAAATAACTGTTTGTTTTGGCTCTGTGATAGCTTTTCTTTTAGCTGTAGATCCTACTATTATTTCACCATTTGATTCTATTGATACAACTGATGGAGTAGTTCTTTCTCCTTCAGCATTAGGTATTATTGTAAATGTTCCACCTTCCATAACAGATACACATGAATTTGTTGTTCCTAAATCTATTCCTATAATTTTACTCATTTTATTTCCTCCTAATTATTATTATTTTCTTCTTCATTATTTTTTATTTCTTCTAATTTGTTTATTACTACCATAGCTGGTCTAATTACTCTACCTTTAAGTTTATATCCTTTTTGAAGTACCATTAATACTTCATTATTTTCTTTTTCAGGATTATTCATAACTTGAACTGCATGTTGTTCATATGCATTATATTCCTTTCCTAATGCCTCAACTTCAGTAACACCTTCATTAACTAGCATTTCAGCAAAGTTTTTTATAGTCATTTCTAATCCTTCTACTAATGTTTTATAATCCTCTGTAGAACGAGAAGCTTCAATACCTCTTTCTAAATTATCTAAATTTTCTAAAACTTTTAAGATAATATCTTTAGATGCATATTCTTTGTATTCTTGTAATTCTTTTTCTTTTCTTTTTGAAAAATTTTGGAATTCTGCAAGTTTTAAAGCATATGCTTTTTTATAGTCTTCAAGTTCTGCATTCAATTTTTGTATTATTTCATCAGTTTCTAATACTTTTTCTTCTACTTTTTCTTCCAATATTTCTTCTTCTCTAATTTCTTCCGACATTTCATCTCCTAATCTTTATAACCTATAAATTTATTCTCATAATTTTGATTTAACATTTTCTTTAACATATCTATTACCAAATCAAGTAAAGCGACTGTTTTAGAATAATCTATTCTAGTTTTTGCTATAAGACCTAAAATACCTTTATCTTCTCCAAATTCATAACATTTAAATATGAAAACAGATTCTTCAAAACCATTTATTTCTATATCATTACCAAATATGATATTACTTTCTAAATTATATTCAACCTTTGATGCTAAGTGCTTAAATAACATATCCATTTCATTTTCATTATTAATCACTTTAATATTATCTATTATTTTTTCCATAGGAATATCTTCTCTTGATAATAAATTTTGAACTCCATCAACAAAAACTTTACTGTTTTCAAATATTCTTTTTTCTTCAAATCTGAAATCATTACTACTAATATTTTTCAAAAATCTTTCCATATCTTTTAATGTAAATCTTTTATGAGTGGTGCTCATTAAATTAGAAATATATGAATTTAGATTATTTACATTTTCTTCAGTTACATAAGTATTCATAAGTAACGTTGATGTTTTTATCATATTATTTCTCATAACAACTACTACGAAAACTTCTTTTTCTGTAATCCTAATAAATTGTATTTTTTTAATACTTTCTTCATCAGATGATGGTTCTAAAGCAACTGCTACAGATCCTGATAATTCAGACAATAGCTTTACAGTTTCCTTAAATATTATATCAGTCTTATTAATTCTTTTTTGATAATGTAAATATATTTGTTCTTTAGTTTCTTCATCAACTTCACTAACTTGTAAAAGCTCGTCTATATACATTCTATATCCATCAAGAGTTGGTATACGTCCAGAAGATGTATGTGTTTTAGTAATTAATCCCATTTCTTCAAGATCAGACATTACATTTCTTATAGTTGCTGATGAAACTCCTATATTGTATTTCTTCTCTAAAGTTCTTGAACCTACTGATTCTCCACTATTTAAATAGTGATTAATTATCATACTAAAGACTTCTTTTTCTCTTTCATTCATATACATCACCTCCTACTAGCACTCTGTATTGTATAGTGCTAGTATACACCTTTTTTGTTATAAAGTCAAGCTATATTTTAAATTCAAGACCATCTGAACCAACAATAATCTTAATATCAACATTACCATTAATATTATTTTTTAATATTAATTTAGATAAATCTGTTTCTATTTGTTTTTGTATAAACCTTCTTATAGGTCTTGCACCATAATTTTCATCATATGCATTTTCGAATACGTATTTAATCACCTCATCTCCATATATTAGTTTTATCATCCTATCTTTTAATTTTTCATTCATTTTTTCTAGTTCTAATTTAACTATATTTTTTATAGCATCCTCTTTAAGTGATTTAAACATAATAATCTCATCTATTCTATTTAAGAATTCAGGTTTAAATCTAACTTTTAATTCTTCCATAACCATTTCATTTTTTCCTTCAAGTATATAGTGTGACCCTATATTAGAAGTCATTATTATTATAGTATTTTTAAAATCTACAACTCTGCCTTTACCATCAGTTAATCTCCCATCATCTAACACTTGTAACAAGACATTAAATACATCAGGATGTGCTTTTTCTATTTCATCTAAAAGTATCACTGAATAAGGTTTTCTTCTAACTTTTTCTGTTAATTGCCCTCCTTCTTCATACCCTACATAACCAGGAGGAGCTCCTATAAGTCTTGCCACTGAATGTTTCTCCATGTATTCACTCATATCTATTCTAATTATCGAATTTTCATCATCAAATAGATTTTGTGCAAGTTTTTTAGTTAAATATGTTTTACCAACACCAGTTGGCCCTAAAAACATAAAAGAACCTATAGGTCTATTAAGATCTTTAAGACCTGCACGAGATCTAAGTATAGTATCAGATATAGCACTAATAGCTTCATCTTGACCTATAACAGATTTTTTAATATGTTCTTCTAAAGATAATATTTTTTCACTTTCACTTTGTATAAGTTTACCTACCGGTATACCAGTCCATTTACCTATTATTTCAGCTATTTGTTCTTTACCAATAATTTGTGATACTAGAGAATTTTTCTCAGATTTTTCTCTAATCTCATTTAACTTTTTCTCAATTTCAGGTATGATACCATATTCAAATTCAGCAGCCTTAGCATAATCTGCAACTCTTTTGGCTTCCTCTAATTTAATCTTAGCTTCATCTAATTCCTGTTTTAATCCCTTTAATTTTAAAACATTTTCCTTTTCAGAATTCCAATTTAAAGCTAAAACCCTCTTTTCTTCCCCTAGTTCTTCTAATTCTTTTACTATATCTTCCAATCTTTTCTTAGATACTTTATCTTCTTCTTTTTTTAAAGCCTCCCTCTCTATTTCAAGTTGAGCATATTTTCTATTTATTTCATCTAATTCTACTGGAACAGAATTTATTTCTGTTTTAACCTTAGCACAAGCTTCATCTATTAAATCTATAGCTTTATCTGGTAAAAATCTATCCTGAATATATCTATCAGACATAGTTGCTGCAGCGACTATAGCATTATCAGATATTCTTATGCCGTGATATTGTTCAAATTTTTCTTTAAGTCCTCTAAGTATAGATATTGCATCATCCACACTAGGTTCAAATGCTTGTATAGGTTGGAATCTTCTTTCAAGTGCAGCATCTTTTTCTATATACTTTCTATACTCAGCTAATGTAGTAGCACCTATTACTTCTATCTCTCCTCTTGCAAGCATAGGTTTTAATAAATTAGAAGCATTCATAGCACCGTTATTCCCTCCAGCACCTACTATATTATGTATTTCATCTATAAAAAGTATAATTTTTCCTTCATTTTTTTCTAGAGTATCTACCACTCCTTTTAATCTTTCTTCAAATTCTCCTTGATATTTAGCGCCCGCTATTAAAGCTCCCATATCTAAAGAAAATACTGTTTTATCTTTTAAATTATCAGGAACATCTCCACTAAATATTCTTTGGGCCAAACCTTCAACTAAGGCTGTTTTACCTACTCCAGGTTCCCCTATTATCATAGGATTATTCTTGTTTCTTCTTGATAAAATTTGTATAAGTCTTCTTATTTCATTATCTCTTCCTATTACTGGATCAAGTTTTCCCATAGATGCTAGTTTAACTAAATCTCTACCATACTTTTCTAAAGATTCTAGACTTTCTTCAAAACCATCACTATTTACTTTTCTTCCCTCCATCATATTATCAAGCACTTCATTAACTTTTTTAACATCTAATCCAAAATTATTTATTTTCAGCATAGCTTTTAATAGAAATACTACAGAAATATATTCATGCCCTCCGTTACTTGCCATATTAGACGCGTCATTTAACATAGAAGCAAATTCTTGAGAATAACTTACTTCTCCCCCACTCATCTTAGGCATAGAATTTAATTTAGAATACAAGTTTTGTTGTAATTCATTTCTATCTACACCCACCTTATTTAAAACTGATACTGTAGTATCATCATTAGAAACTAATTCTAACATTAAATGTTCTAACTTAACATTAGAGCTTTTAAAATTCATAGCAAATTTTACTGCATTTTCAATTGCTTCCATAGCCTTTCTTGTAAAATTTCTCATATATATTCATCTCCTTTAAATTTATTATTAGCACTCCACTGCCTTGAGTGCTAATTGTATTATATACCAAAAAAATTACATTGTCAAGAAAATATATAAAAAAGTCTACAACATACATTTTCAGTACATCGCAGACATAACTTTCTTTACTTCTTCAATAATAGGAATTTCTCTATTAGATATTAATCTTCCTAATTAGGTATATTTCCACTCCTTATCTTTAAGATTCAACCCTATCATTTAATCTCCCAAAATTTATACTATAGACTTTTAATATATTCAATTTCTTCTTCCGTCATTTTTCTATATTGACCTGGTTCTAAACCTTTTAAAGATAATTCTCCAACTTTTACTCTTCTTAAAGATCTAACAGTGTATCCTAAAGTTTCAAACATTTTTCTAATTTGTCTGTTTCTTCCTTCATGTATGGCAACTCTTATTTCTCTCTTAGTTATAGCTTTAACCTTAGCAGGAAGAGTTCTTTGACCATCTATAACTACCCCATGTTTTAAAGCATCAATATGATCATCAGTTATATCATTATCTATTTTAGCTATATAGCTTTTATATAGTTTTTTCTTTG is a genomic window of Streptobacillus felis containing:
- the dnaK gene encoding molecular chaperone DnaK; the protein is MSKIIGIDLGTTNSCVSVMEGGTFTIIPNAEGERTTPSVVSIESNGEIIVGSTAKRKAITEPKQTVISIKTHMGSDYKVDIHGKNYTPQEISAMILKKLKKDAESYLGETVKEAVITVPAYFTDAQRQATKDAGEIAGLEVKRIINEPTAAALAYGMDKEREEKILVFDLGGGTFDVSVLEVGSGLVEVKATAGNNHLGGDDFDSSIINWLADEFQKETGIDLRKEPQAYQRLKDAAEDAKKKLSTTLETTISLPFIAMDATGPKNLEKKLTRAAFNELTKHLVEKTKEPVRQALSDAGLTVKDIEQVLLVGGSTRIPAVQEWVKEYFGKEPNRSINPDEVVSVGAAIQGGVLAGNVKDVLLLDVTPLSLGIETMGGVFTKMIERNTTIPTKKSQVYSTAVDNQTAVTIHVLQGERAQASQNHTLGQFNLEGIPAAPRGIPQIEVTFDIDSNGIVHVTAKDLGTGKENQVTISGSSNLSKEDVERMKKEAEANEEADNKFRELIEARNMADHLIISTEKTIKENEDKLEGNEKEDIEKAIEELKKVKDSENIDEIRSGIEGLSKASEAFAMRIYQAAQAAQAQPGSENTNNDDVVEAEEVK
- a CDS encoding nucleotide exchange factor GrpE: MSEEIREEEILEEKVEEKVLETDEIIQKLNAELEDYKKAYALKLAEFQNFSKRKEKELQEYKEYASKDIILKVLENLDNLERGIEASRSTEDYKTLVEGLEMTIKNFAEMLVNEGVTEVEALGKEYNAYEQHAVQVMNNPEKENNEVLMVLQKGYKLKGRVIRPAMVVINKLEEIKNNEEENNNN
- the hrcA gene encoding heat-inducible transcriptional repressor HrcA: MNEREKEVFSMIINHYLNSGESVGSRTLEKKYNIGVSSATIRNVMSDLEEMGLITKTHTSSGRIPTLDGYRMYIDELLQVSEVDEETKEQIYLHYQKRINKTDIIFKETVKLLSELSGSVAVALEPSSDEESIKKIQFIRITEKEVFVVVVMRNNMIKTSTLLMNTYVTEENVNNLNSYISNLMSTTHKRFTLKDMERFLKNISSNDFRFEEKRIFENSKVFVDGVQNLLSREDIPMEKIIDNIKVINNENEMDMLFKHLASKVEYNLESNIIFGNDIEINGFEESVFIFKCYEFGEDKGILGLIAKTRIDYSKTVALLDLVIDMLKKMLNQNYENKFIGYKD
- a CDS encoding ATP-dependent Clp protease ATP-binding subunit, translated to MRNFTRKAMEAIENAVKFAMNFKSSNVKLEHLMLELVSNDDTTVSVLNKVGVDRNELQQNLYSKLNSMPKMSGGEVSYSQEFASMLNDASNMASNGGHEYISVVFLLKAMLKINNFGLDVKKVNEVLDNMMEGRKVNSDGFEESLESLEKYGRDLVKLASMGKLDPVIGRDNEIRRLIQILSRRNKNNPMIIGEPGVGKTALVEGLAQRIFSGDVPDNLKDKTVFSLDMGALIAGAKYQGEFEERLKGVVDTLEKNEGKIILFIDEIHNIVGAGGNNGAMNASNLLKPMLARGEIEVIGATTLAEYRKYIEKDAALERRFQPIQAFEPSVDDAISILRGLKEKFEQYHGIRISDNAIVAAATMSDRYIQDRFLPDKAIDLIDEACAKVKTEINSVPVELDEINRKYAQLEIEREALKKEEDKVSKKRLEDIVKELEELGEEKRVLALNWNSEKENVLKLKGLKQELDEAKIKLEEAKRVADYAKAAEFEYGIIPEIEKKLNEIREKSEKNSLVSQIIGKEQIAEIIGKWTGIPVGKLIQSESEKILSLEEHIKKSVIGQDEAISAISDTILRSRAGLKDLNRPIGSFMFLGPTGVGKTYLTKKLAQNLFDDENSIIRIDMSEYMEKHSVARLIGAPPGYVGYEEGGQLTEKVRRKPYSVILLDEIEKAHPDVFNVLLQVLDDGRLTDGKGRVVDFKNTIIIMTSNIGSHYILEGKNEMVMEELKVRFKPEFLNRIDEIIMFKSLKEDAIKNIVKLELEKMNEKLKDRMIKLIYGDEVIKYVFENAYDENYGARPIRRFIQKQIETDLSKLILKNNINGNVDIKIIVGSDGLEFKI